The Roseococcus microcysteis genome contains a region encoding:
- a CDS encoding cupin domain-containing protein, whose protein sequence is MMDMAALPVQRPERPANAAAARARFFNSGNAFNVKLAPVPAADFGAVAAAAFAPGAATGVYPCDQSAAIGCPFPATTPLMLARYAVIRAGETLAFDSRATGLIGCVLRGMGAADAFTWGEGDVFLLPGGHVALTASADAVLWLVGNEPLLAFEGLRPGPATLAPVHFPAAEIERQLAVIGACTSNDGTAGLALIFSSDGLEAWRNLTASMTLSLNTLPPRENQRAHRHNAAAITLVLQGEDCHSRISGETRRWSLHNTLVTPPGEPHSHHNGGDVQARFLIVQDGGLHYHARTMGFQFLE, encoded by the coding sequence ATGATGGACATGGCCGCGCTGCCCGTGCAGCGCCCCGAACGCCCCGCCAATGCCGCGGCCGCGCGGGCGCGCTTCTTCAACTCGGGCAATGCCTTCAACGTGAAGCTGGCGCCCGTGCCGGCTGCGGATTTCGGCGCGGTGGCCGCCGCGGCCTTCGCCCCCGGCGCCGCGACCGGCGTGTATCCCTGTGATCAGTCAGCGGCCATTGGCTGCCCCTTCCCGGCCACCACGCCGCTGATGCTGGCGCGCTACGCCGTGATCCGCGCGGGCGAGACGCTGGCCTTCGACAGCAGGGCCACCGGCCTCATCGGCTGCGTGTTGCGCGGCATGGGCGCGGCCGATGCCTTCACCTGGGGCGAGGGCGATGTCTTCCTGCTGCCTGGCGGACATGTGGCCCTGACCGCCTCGGCCGATGCGGTGCTCTGGCTGGTGGGCAATGAGCCGCTGCTGGCCTTCGAGGGCCTGCGCCCCGGCCCCGCCACCCTGGCGCCCGTGCATTTCCCGGCGGCCGAGATCGAACGCCAGCTCGCCGTCATCGGCGCCTGCACCAGCAATGACGGCACGGCGGGGCTGGCGCTGATCTTCAGCTCGGACGGGCTCGAGGCCTGGCGGAATCTGACGGCGAGCATGACGCTCTCCCTCAACACCCTGCCGCCGCGCGAAAACCAGCGCGCCCATCGCCACAACGCCGCCGCCATCACGCTGGTGCTGCAGGGCGAGGATTGCCATTCGCGCATTTCCGGCGAAACGCGGCGCTGGAGCCTGCACAACACCCTCGTCACCCCGCCGGGTGAGCCGCACTCGCACCACAATGGCGGCGATGTGCAGGCCCGCTTCCTGATCGTGCAGGATGGCGGGCTGCACTATCACGCGCGCACGATGGGCTTTCAGTTCCTGGAGTGA
- a CDS encoding GntP family permease: MIGLAGVLLALGLLIFLAYRGISVLLLAPAMALLAAVFAGAPLLGLYTQVFMTSAGGFVISFFPLFLLGAIFGRLMDDSGAARAIAQGLVARLGGGQAILAVVLACAILTYGGVSLFVVAFAIYPIAASLFREADIPKRLIPATIALGAFTFTMTALPGTPAIQNAIPMPFFGTTPFAAPGLGILAALVMFGAGQWWLMRRAASARARGEGYGDHPDHAPAPNPDMRERAAGEGFDVAEIEPAPAPAQPPFLLAVLPVVVVILANLIFSSFVIPAWDTAFLAEPRFGGVGLSSVLGVWSIILALSAAILVLVATNWGRLASVKTSLDAGANASVLPIFNTASLVGFGAVIAALPAFDLVRQGVLGIGGENPLVSLAIAVNVLAGITGSASGGMSIALSTLGETYVQMGAAAGIAPEALHRITAIATGGLDSLPHNGAVVTLLAICGLTHRQSYGDLAMVAVVFPLLALVVAILAATFLGAF, encoded by the coding sequence ATGATCGGGCTGGCGGGTGTCCTGCTGGCGCTGGGGCTGCTGATCTTCCTGGCCTATCGCGGCATCTCGGTGCTGCTGCTGGCGCCGGCCATGGCGCTGCTGGCGGCGGTGTTCGCGGGCGCGCCGCTGCTGGGCCTCTACACCCAGGTCTTCATGACCTCGGCCGGCGGCTTCGTCATCTCCTTCTTCCCGCTGTTCCTGCTGGGCGCCATCTTCGGCCGGCTGATGGATGACAGCGGGGCGGCGCGCGCCATCGCGCAGGGGCTGGTGGCGCGGCTGGGCGGGGGCCAAGCCATCCTGGCCGTGGTGCTGGCCTGCGCCATCCTGACCTATGGCGGCGTCTCGCTCTTCGTCGTGGCCTTCGCCATCTACCCCATCGCGGCCAGCCTGTTCCGCGAGGCCGACATCCCGAAGCGCCTGATCCCAGCCACCATCGCGCTCGGCGCCTTCACCTTCACCATGACGGCGCTGCCGGGCACGCCCGCCATCCAGAACGCCATCCCCATGCCCTTCTTCGGCACCACGCCCTTCGCCGCACCCGGCCTGGGCATCCTGGCCGCGCTGGTGATGTTCGGCGCGGGGCAATGGTGGCTGATGCGCCGCGCCGCCTCCGCCCGCGCCCGCGGCGAGGGCTATGGCGACCACCCCGACCACGCCCCCGCTCCCAACCCCGACATGCGCGAGCGCGCGGCGGGCGAGGGCTTCGATGTGGCCGAGATCGAACCCGCGCCCGCCCCCGCCCAGCCGCCCTTCCTGCTGGCCGTGCTGCCGGTGGTGGTGGTGATCCTGGCGAACCTCATCTTCTCCAGCTTCGTCATTCCCGCCTGGGACACCGCCTTCCTGGCCGAGCCGCGCTTCGGCGGCGTGGGGCTTTCCTCCGTGCTGGGCGTCTGGTCCATCATCCTGGCGCTGAGCGCCGCCATCCTGGTGCTGGTGGCGACGAATTGGGGACGGCTTGCTTCGGTGAAGACCTCGCTGGACGCGGGCGCCAATGCCTCGGTGCTGCCCATCTTCAACACGGCCTCGCTGGTGGGCTTCGGTGCCGTGATCGCGGCCCTGCCGGCCTTCGACCTGGTGCGGCAGGGCGTGCTGGGCATTGGCGGCGAGAACCCGCTGGTCTCCCTCGCCATCGCGGTGAATGTGCTGGCGGGCATCACGGGCTCGGCCTCAGGCGGCATGAGCATCGCGCTCTCCACCCTGGGCGAGACCTATGTGCAGATGGGGGCCGCGGCCGGCATCGCGCCGGAGGCGCTGCACCGCATCACCGCCATCGCGACGGGCGGGCTGGACAGCCTGCCGCACAATGGCGCGGTGGTGACGCTGCTGGCCATCTGCGGGCTGACGCACCGGCAATCCTATGGCGACCTGGCCATGGTGGCGGTGGTGTTCCCGCTGCTGGCGCTGGTGGTGGCGATCCTGGCCGCGACCTTCCTGGGGGCCTTCTAG
- a CDS encoding patatin-like phospholipase family protein, whose translation MTGDKKIELALQGGGAHGAYSWGVLDRLLEDGQLDIEAISGTSAGAMNAVVLADGMVRGGREGAREALEKFWRAVSDAARFSPIQRSPIDRLMGRWSLDTSPGYIAMDLLSRLASPYELNLFDLNPLRDVLEASVDFDNVNACQSVKLFVTATNVRTGLPRTFRRGELTVDAVMASACLPTLYKAVEIDGEPYWDGGYMGNPALYPLVDESDCRDLMIVQINPIRSDELPTTAAEIQNRLNEITFNAALIKELRAITLLRRLIKAEGLENERYRDMRLHRIGGHGLEHLSASSKLNAEWDFLTHLRDHGRAAADAWLAQHRDDIGQRSTFDPETLFLGTLREPGKAPKGSAE comes from the coding sequence ATGACCGGCGACAAGAAGATCGAACTGGCCCTGCAGGGCGGGGGCGCGCACGGCGCCTATAGCTGGGGCGTGCTCGACCGCCTGCTGGAGGATGGCCAGCTCGACATCGAGGCCATCAGCGGCACCAGCGCCGGCGCCATGAACGCCGTGGTGCTGGCCGATGGCATGGTGCGCGGCGGCCGCGAAGGCGCGCGCGAGGCATTGGAAAAATTCTGGCGCGCGGTCAGCGACGCCGCGCGCTTCAGCCCCATCCAGCGCAGCCCGATAGACCGGCTGATGGGGCGATGGAGCCTGGACACCTCGCCCGGCTACATCGCGATGGACCTGCTGTCGCGCCTCGCCTCGCCCTATGAGCTGAACCTGTTCGACCTGAACCCGCTGCGCGACGTGCTCGAAGCCTCGGTGGATTTCGACAACGTCAATGCGTGCCAGTCGGTGAAGCTGTTCGTGACGGCCACCAATGTCCGCACCGGCCTGCCGCGCACCTTCCGCCGCGGCGAGCTGACGGTGGATGCGGTGATGGCCTCGGCCTGCCTGCCCACCCTCTACAAGGCCGTGGAGATTGACGGCGAGCCCTATTGGGATGGCGGCTACATGGGCAACCCCGCCCTCTACCCGCTGGTGGATGAGAGTGATTGCCGCGACCTGATGATCGTGCAGATCAACCCCATCCGCAGCGACGAACTGCCCACCACCGCGGCCGAAATCCAGAACCGCCTGAACGAGATCACCTTCAACGCGGCCCTCATCAAGGAACTCCGCGCCATCACCCTGCTGCGCCGCCTGATCAAGGCGGAGGGGCTGGAGAATGAGCGCTACCGCGACATGCGGCTGCACCGCATCGGCGGGCATGGGCTGGAGCATCTCTCCGCCTCCTCCAAGCTCAATGCCGAATGGGATTTCCTGACGCATCTGCGCGACCATGGCCGCGCCGCGGCCGATGCCTGGCTGGCGCAGCACCGCGACGATATCGGCCAGCGCTCCACCTTCGACCCCGAGACGCTGTTCCTGGGCACGCTGCGCGAACCCGGCAAGGCGCCCAAGGGGTCCGCCGAATGA
- a CDS encoding Bug family tripartite tricarboxylate transporter substrate binding protein translates to MLKNINRRPLLLGGAGLIASPAIVQAQNWPSGPIRLVVPFAPGGTTDLVARLVADQLALRLNTPFVVENRAGATATTGSQLVADAAPDGQTLLMSNIASHAIGPSLYRNLRYDAVRSFTHIAMVITNPSVWVVNKNTPIQNLADIVRLARAQPGGMNMASSGAGSSNHLMIVQFARLMGIEYTHVPFRGAGPAMAAVIAGQVPMMSDSLPSAAAHIRADVVRPIAMSSAQRHPSFPNVPTFREQDVDLVSTTWFSLSGPAGMPPAITERLHRETMAIITAPAMRARFAELGGDPGDMTPEQFTQFVATELERWRPIVQASGATVD, encoded by the coding sequence ATGCTCAAGAATATCAATCGCCGCCCGCTGTTGCTGGGCGGTGCCGGCCTGATCGCCAGCCCGGCCATCGTCCAGGCGCAGAACTGGCCCTCCGGCCCCATCCGCCTCGTCGTTCCCTTCGCCCCTGGCGGAACGACCGACCTGGTGGCGCGGCTGGTGGCGGACCAGCTGGCCCTCCGCCTTAACACCCCCTTCGTCGTCGAGAACCGCGCCGGCGCCACCGCCACCACGGGCAGCCAGCTGGTGGCCGATGCCGCGCCCGACGGCCAGACGCTGCTGATGAGCAACATCGCGAGCCACGCCATCGGCCCCTCGCTCTACCGCAATCTGCGCTATGACGCGGTGCGCAGCTTCACGCACATCGCCATGGTCATCACCAACCCCTCGGTCTGGGTGGTGAACAAGAACACGCCCATCCAGAACCTGGCGGACATCGTGCGCCTGGCCCGCGCGCAGCCGGGCGGGATGAACATGGCAAGCTCCGGCGCCGGCTCCTCCAACCACCTGATGATCGTGCAGTTCGCGCGGCTGATGGGCATCGAATACACCCATGTGCCCTTCCGCGGCGCGGGCCCGGCCATGGCGGCCGTCATCGCGGGGCAGGTGCCGATGATGTCGGACAGCCTGCCCTCGGCGGCGGCGCATATCCGCGCCGACGTGGTGCGGCCCATCGCCATGTCCAGCGCGCAGCGCCACCCCTCCTTCCCCAACGTTCCCACCTTCCGCGAGCAGGATGTGGATCTGGTGAGCACGACCTGGTTCTCGCTCTCCGGCCCCGCCGGCATGCCGCCTGCCATCACCGAGCGCCTGCACCGCGAGACCATGGCCATCATCACCGCCCCCGCCATGCGCGCCCGCTTCGCGGAGCTGGGCGGCGACCCGGGCGACATGACGCCCGAGCAGTTCACGCAATTCGTGGCGACGGAGCTGGAGCGCTGGCGGCCCATCGTGCAGGCCTCCGGCGCGACTGTGGATTAG
- the typA gene encoding translational GTPase TypA, producing MPMRNLAIIAHVDHGKTTLVDQLLKQAGTFRENQQVAERAMDRNDLEKERGITILAKCTAVEWEGTKLNIVDTPGHADFGGEVERILSMVDGAILLVDAAEGVLPQTKFVLGKALARGIRPIVVVNKVDRQDARPHEVHDEVFDLFANLGASDEQLDFPMLFASGRQGWADESMEGPRENLDALFNLVVRHVPEPKVDAAAPFAMNASILEYDNFLGRILTGRIEQGVARVNMPVKVLRADGTQVETGRLTKLLTFRGLERVPVDEAQAGDIIAIAGLSDTTIPDTICAPEQNVALPSVPVDPPTLAMTFRVNDGPLGGREGKKVTSRQIRDRLFRETESNVAIQIRDSEETDAFEVAGRGELQLGVLIEQMRREGFELTIGRPRVLVRENPETGAREEPYEEVLVDVDEAYSGVVVEKLSVRKGQMQDMRPSGGGKTRLTFHMPSRGLIGYHSEFLTDTRGTGIMNRLFLGYQEWAGVIEGRRNGSLISNVDGETTQYALFALQERGALFVGAGAKVYVGMIIGENSRDDDLEVNPVKEKKLTNIRAAGKDDALLLIPPRRMSLEQAIAYIEDDELVEVTPSAVRLRKRYLDPNERKRAQRRADGMAVKGDPVG from the coding sequence ATGCCGATGCGCAACCTCGCCATCATCGCGCACGTCGACCACGGCAAGACCACGCTGGTGGACCAACTGCTCAAGCAGGCCGGCACCTTCCGTGAAAACCAGCAGGTCGCCGAGCGGGCGATGGACCGGAACGACCTCGAAAAGGAACGCGGCATCACCATCCTGGCCAAGTGCACGGCCGTGGAATGGGAGGGCACCAAGCTCAACATCGTGGACACCCCCGGCCACGCCGATTTCGGCGGCGAGGTGGAGCGCATCCTCTCCATGGTGGACGGCGCCATCCTGCTGGTGGACGCGGCCGAGGGCGTGCTGCCCCAGACCAAGTTCGTCCTCGGCAAGGCGCTGGCGCGCGGCATCCGCCCCATCGTGGTGGTGAACAAGGTGGACCGCCAGGACGCCCGCCCGCATGAGGTGCATGACGAGGTGTTCGACCTCTTCGCCAACCTCGGCGCCTCCGACGAGCAGCTGGACTTCCCCATGCTCTTCGCCTCCGGCCGCCAGGGCTGGGCCGATGAGAGCATGGAAGGCCCGCGCGAGAACCTGGACGCGCTGTTCAACCTGGTGGTGCGCCATGTGCCGGAGCCGAAGGTGGACGCGGCCGCGCCCTTCGCGATGAACGCCTCCATCCTGGAATATGACAACTTCCTGGGCCGCATCCTCACGGGCCGCATCGAGCAGGGCGTGGCCCGCGTGAACATGCCGGTGAAGGTGCTGCGCGCCGATGGCACCCAGGTCGAGACCGGCCGGCTGACCAAGCTGCTGACCTTCCGTGGCCTGGAGCGCGTGCCGGTGGACGAGGCGCAGGCGGGTGACATCATCGCCATCGCCGGCCTGTCGGACACCACCATCCCCGACACCATCTGCGCGCCCGAGCAGAATGTGGCCCTGCCCTCCGTGCCGGTGGACCCGCCGACGCTCGCCATGACCTTCCGCGTGAATGACGGCCCGCTGGGCGGCCGCGAGGGCAAGAAGGTGACCTCGCGCCAGATCCGCGACCGCCTCTTCCGCGAGACGGAAAGCAACGTCGCCATCCAGATCCGCGACAGCGAGGAGACGGACGCCTTCGAGGTGGCCGGGCGCGGTGAACTCCAGCTCGGCGTCCTCATCGAGCAGATGCGCCGCGAGGGCTTCGAACTGACCATCGGCCGCCCCCGCGTGCTGGTGCGCGAGAACCCCGAGACCGGCGCGCGCGAGGAGCCCTACGAGGAAGTGCTGGTGGACGTGGACGAGGCCTATTCCGGCGTCGTCGTCGAGAAGCTGTCGGTCCGCAAGGGCCAGATGCAGGACATGCGGCCCTCGGGCGGCGGCAAGACGCGGCTGACCTTCCACATGCCTTCGCGCGGCCTCATCGGCTACCACTCGGAATTCCTGACCGACACGCGCGGCACCGGCATCATGAACCGGCTGTTCCTGGGCTACCAGGAATGGGCGGGCGTGATCGAGGGGCGGCGCAATGGCAGCCTGATCTCCAACGTGGATGGCGAGACGACGCAGTATGCGCTCTTCGCCCTGCAGGAGCGTGGCGCGCTGTTCGTGGGCGCCGGCGCCAAGGTCTATGTGGGCATGATCATCGGCGAGAATTCGCGCGATGACGACCTGGAGGTGAACCCGGTCAAGGAGAAGAAGCTGACCAACATCCGCGCCGCCGGCAAGGATGACGCGCTGCTGCTGATCCCGCCCCGGCGCATGAGCCTGGAGCAGGCCATCGCCTACATCGAGGATGACGAGCTGGTGGAGGTGACGCCCAGCGCCGTGCGCCTGCGCAAGCGCTACCTCGACCCCAATGAGCGCAAGCGCGCCCAGCGCCGCGCCGATGGCATGGCCGTGAAGGGCGACCCGGTCGGCTAA
- a CDS encoding NHL repeat-containing protein — MLYVTLGAQRYRIERPWGDLPTDMGGVTDVATDADGRIYVGLRRDSYTSGPGPTVIVLDATGGRIGAFGEEVADLHMLDVAPDGLIHVVDRDAHEIIAFDREGVVRRRLGTRHQAGQPFNSPCDIGFAPDGTAYVADGYAASRVHVFAPDGTPQGGWGTPGQRAGEFSTPHSVRVGMEGEVAVADRENNRVQIFNAEGRFLRSLYLLHKPMAVTADAEGNWWVTDQVPSLSVFSRQGVLMSKARAVLNGAHGMALHPDGSVLLAEMTPSRLTRLAPE, encoded by the coding sequence ATGCTCTATGTGACGCTTGGCGCGCAGCGCTACCGCATCGAACGCCCCTGGGGCGACCTTCCCACCGACATGGGCGGCGTGACCGATGTCGCGACCGATGCCGATGGCCGCATCTATGTGGGCCTGCGGCGGGATTCCTACACCTCTGGCCCTGGCCCCACGGTCATCGTGCTGGACGCCACGGGTGGGCGCATCGGCGCCTTCGGCGAGGAGGTGGCGGACCTGCACATGCTGGACGTGGCCCCCGACGGCCTGATCCATGTGGTGGACCGCGACGCGCATGAGATCATCGCCTTCGACCGCGAGGGCGTGGTCCGCCGGCGCCTCGGCACCCGCCACCAGGCCGGCCAGCCCTTCAACTCCCCCTGCGACATCGGCTTCGCGCCCGACGGCACGGCCTATGTGGCCGATGGCTACGCGGCCTCCCGCGTGCATGTCTTCGCGCCCGACGGCACGCCGCAGGGCGGCTGGGGCACGCCCGGCCAGCGGGCGGGCGAGTTTTCCACCCCCCATTCCGTCCGCGTGGGCATGGAGGGCGAGGTGGCGGTGGCCGACCGCGAGAACAACCGCGTGCAGATCTTCAACGCCGAGGGCCGGTTCCTCCGTTCCCTCTATTTGCTGCACAAGCCCATGGCGGTGACGGCCGATGCCGAGGGCAACTGGTGGGTGACCGACCAGGTGCCCAGCCTCTCGGTGTTTTCCCGCCAGGGGGTGCTGATGTCCAAGGCGCGGGCGGTGCTGAACGGGGCGCATGGCATGGCCCTGCACCCCGATGGCAGCGTGCTGCTGGCGGAGATGACGCCCTCACGCCTGACGCGGCTGGCGCCGGAGTGA
- a CDS encoding urease accessory protein UreD, translating into MRESDARHQRAEGEARLEVGPGGITRLYQKAPLRLLFPTPEPGEPLQAALVNTAGGLAGGDAVRAAVTLAAGAQALVTTPAAEKLYTSLGPVALLRTHIEVGEGAALEYLPQEAILFDGARLDRRTEAHVAPGATLLACESLVLGRIARGEAWRRGTARESWRLHLDGRLAWADALALDEAARDAPHALDGAEALGLMLLAHPDAARHRDLARELTQGQASLPRPGLLLLRFLGTAGAVRAGITAAIPALRSAALGRPATLPRLWTC; encoded by the coding sequence ATGCGGGAATCGGATGCGCGCCATCAGAGGGCCGAGGGCGAGGCGCGGCTGGAGGTCGGGCCGGGCGGGATCACGCGCCTCTACCAGAAGGCGCCGCTGCGCCTGCTCTTCCCCACGCCCGAACCCGGCGAGCCGCTGCAGGCCGCGCTGGTGAACACGGCGGGCGGGCTGGCGGGGGGCGATGCGGTGCGGGCGGCGGTGACGCTGGCCGCTGGCGCCCAGGCCCTGGTCACGACCCCGGCGGCGGAGAAGCTCTACACCAGCCTGGGCCCCGTGGCCTTGCTGCGGACCCACATCGAGGTCGGTGAGGGCGCCGCGCTGGAATACCTGCCGCAAGAGGCCATCCTGTTCGATGGCGCTCGGCTGGACCGCCGCACCGAGGCCCATGTGGCCCCCGGCGCCACGCTGCTGGCCTGCGAATCCCTCGTGCTGGGCCGCATCGCCCGCGGCGAGGCCTGGCGGCGCGGCACGGCGCGCGAGTCCTGGCGCCTGCATCTGGATGGCCGCCTGGCCTGGGCCGATGCCCTGGCCCTGGACGAGGCCGCCCGCGACGCGCCCCACGCGCTGGACGGCGCCGAGGCGCTGGGGCTGATGCTGCTGGCCCACCCCGACGCCGCGCGCCACCGCGACCTGGCGCGCGAGCTGACCCAGGGCCAGGCCAGCCTGCCCCGCCCCGGCCTGCTGCTGCTGCGCTTCCTGGGCACGGCTGGTGCCGTGCGGGCCGGCATCACCGCCGCCATCCCGGCCCTGCGCTCGGCCGCCCTCGGCCGCCCCGCCACCCTGCCGAGACTGTGGACGTGCTGA
- a CDS encoding urease subunit gamma, with protein MQLTPREKDKLLIAMAAQVARRRLERGVKLNHPEAIALITDFVVEGARDGRSVADLMAAGGEVLRRDQCMEGVAEMIHDIQVEATFPDGTKLVTVHNPIR; from the coding sequence ATGCAACTGACGCCCCGCGAAAAGGACAAGCTGCTCATCGCCATGGCCGCCCAGGTGGCCCGAAGGCGGCTGGAACGCGGCGTGAAGCTCAACCACCCCGAGGCCATCGCCCTCATCACGGATTTCGTGGTGGAGGGCGCGCGGGATGGGCGTTCCGTGGCCGACCTCATGGCCGCCGGCGGCGAGGTGCTGCGGCGCGACCAATGCATGGAGGGTGTGGCGGAGATGATCCACGACATCCAGGTGGAAGCCACCTTCCCCGACGGCACCAAGCTCGTCACCGTCCACAACCCGATCCGATAA
- a CDS encoding urease subunit beta: protein MIPGEVICAPGEIELNAGQPVTELDVANTGDRPIQVGSHYHFFETNPALDFDRAAARGQRLDIPAGTAVRFEPGQSRRVKLVPLRGARVVHGFRGDVEGAL from the coding sequence ATGATTCCAGGCGAGGTGATCTGCGCCCCCGGCGAGATCGAGCTGAATGCGGGCCAGCCCGTGACGGAACTCGACGTGGCGAACACAGGCGACCGTCCCATTCAGGTCGGCAGCCACTACCATTTCTTCGAGACCAACCCCGCACTGGATTTCGACCGCGCCGCCGCGCGCGGCCAGCGCCTGGACATCCCGGCCGGGACCGCGGTGCGCTTCGAGCCCGGCCAGAGCCGCCGCGTGAAGCTCGTGCCCCTGCGCGGCGCCCGCGTGGTCCATGGCTTCCGCGGCGATGTGGAGGGCGCGCTGTGA
- the ureC gene encoding urease subunit alpha — translation MSRLSRSAYAGMYGPTVGDRVRLADTDLFIEVEKDFTTHGEEVKFGGGKVIRDGMGQSQRTREQGAADTVITNALILDHWGVVKADVALRDGRISAIGKAGNPDTQPGVDIVIGPGTEIIAGEGKILTAGGMDAHIHFICPQQIEEALASGVTTMFGGGTGPAHGTLATTVTPGPWHIGRMLQAAEAFPMNLGFLGKGNAALPAGLEEQVRAGAAGFKLHEDWGTTPQAIRNCLSVADRFDVQVAIHTDTLNESGFVDDTIAAFEGRTIHAFHTEGAGGGHAPDILRLVGEANVLPSSTNPTMPYTVNTVDEHLDMLMVCHHLDARIPEDVAFAESRIRRETIAAEDILHDIGAISMMSSDSQAMGRVGEVIIRTWQTAHKMKVQRGRLPEETGENDNFRARRYIAKYTINPALAQGIAQHVGSVEVGKLADLVLWSPAFFGVKPDMVIKGGSIAMAPMGDPNASIPTPQPVHYRPMFGSFGRAMTLGSVTFVSGAALDADVGRALGLQRPLLAVGNTRGGISKRDMVLNGATPRMEVNPETYEVRADGELLICEPAKVLPMAQRYFLF, via the coding sequence GTGAGCCGCCTGTCGCGCAGCGCCTATGCCGGCATGTATGGCCCGACGGTGGGCGACCGCGTGCGGCTGGCCGATACGGACCTCTTCATCGAGGTGGAGAAGGACTTCACCACCCATGGCGAGGAGGTGAAGTTCGGCGGCGGCAAGGTGATCCGCGACGGCATGGGCCAGTCCCAGCGCACGCGCGAACAGGGGGCGGCCGACACCGTCATCACCAACGCCCTCATCCTCGACCATTGGGGCGTGGTGAAGGCCGATGTGGCGCTGCGCGACGGGCGCATCAGCGCCATCGGCAAGGCGGGCAACCCGGACACGCAGCCGGGCGTGGACATCGTGATCGGCCCGGGCACCGAGATCATCGCGGGCGAGGGCAAGATCCTGACCGCGGGCGGGATGGACGCGCATATCCACTTCATCTGCCCGCAGCAGATCGAGGAGGCGCTGGCTTCCGGCGTCACCACCATGTTCGGCGGCGGCACGGGCCCCGCCCATGGCACTTTGGCCACCACCGTCACGCCGGGCCCCTGGCATATCGGCCGTATGCTCCAGGCGGCGGAGGCCTTTCCGATGAACTTGGGTTTCCTCGGCAAGGGCAACGCGGCTTTGCCGGCGGGGCTGGAGGAACAGGTCCGCGCGGGCGCCGCCGGCTTCAAGCTGCATGAGGATTGGGGCACCACCCCCCAGGCCATCCGCAACTGCCTTTCCGTCGCGGACCGCTTCGACGTGCAGGTGGCCATCCACACCGACACGCTGAACGAAAGCGGCTTCGTGGATGACACCATCGCCGCCTTCGAGGGCCGCACCATCCACGCCTTCCACACCGAGGGCGCGGGCGGCGGCCACGCGCCGGACATCCTCCGCCTGGTGGGCGAGGCCAATGTGCTGCCCTCCAGCACCAACCCCACCATGCCCTACACGGTGAACACGGTGGATGAGCATCTGGACATGCTCATGGTCTGCCATCACCTCGACGCGCGCATCCCGGAGGATGTGGCCTTCGCCGAATCCCGCATCCGGCGCGAGACCATCGCGGCCGAGGACATCCTGCACGACATCGGCGCCATCTCCATGATGTCCTCCGACAGCCAGGCGATGGGCCGCGTGGGCGAGGTCATCATCCGCACCTGGCAGACCGCCCACAAGATGAAGGTGCAGCGCGGCCGCCTGCCGGAGGAGACGGGCGAGAACGACAATTTCCGCGCCCGCCGCTACATCGCGAAATACACCATCAACCCGGCGCTCGCGCAGGGCATCGCGCAGCATGTGGGCAGCGTGGAGGTGGGCAAGCTCGCGGACCTCGTGCTCTGGTCGCCCGCCTTCTTCGGCGTGAAGCCCGACATGGTGATCAAGGGCGGCAGCATCGCCATGGCACCGATGGGCGACCCCAACGCCTCCATCCCCACGCCGCAGCCCGTGCATTACCGGCCGATGTTCGGCAGCTTCGGCCGGGCGATGACGCTGGGCTCCGTCACCTTCGTCTCGGGCGCCGCGCTGGACGCCGATGTGGGCCGCGCGCTGGGTTTGCAGCGCCCGCTGCTGGCCGTGGGCAACACGCGCGGTGGCATTTCCAAGCGCGACATGGTGCTGAATGGCGCGACACCCCGGATGGAGGTGAACCCCGAGACCTATGAGGTCCGCGCCGATGGCGAATTGCTGATCTGCGAGCCTGCCAAGGTGCTGCCCATGGCGCAGCGCTATTTCCTGTTCTGA
- a CDS encoding urease accessory protein UreE yields the protein MHDMLPRARGVKPAGSFTPDGEVRLDFDDRFRRRKRYETAGGIAFILDLNEAQVLRDGDGLELEDGRVILVRAADEPLVEVRAGTSMPLMRIAWHLGNRHLPAELHQDRILIREDHVIEDMLRGMGAVIARVRAPFNPEGGAYGEHNRSAHQHHHGHGDHHHHHGEGHHHHHHD from the coding sequence ATGCACGACATGCTCCCGCGCGCCCGCGGCGTGAAGCCCGCCGGCAGCTTCACCCCCGATGGCGAGGTGCGCCTCGACTTCGACGACCGCTTCCGCCGCCGCAAGCGCTATGAGACAGCGGGCGGGATCGCCTTCATCCTGGACCTGAACGAAGCCCAGGTGCTGCGCGATGGCGATGGGCTGGAGCTGGAGGATGGCCGCGTCATCCTGGTCCGCGCGGCGGACGAGCCGCTGGTGGAGGTGCGCGCCGGCACCTCCATGCCGCTGATGCGCATCGCCTGGCATCTCGGCAACCGGCACCTTCCCGCCGAACTGCACCAGGACCGCATCCTGATCCGCGAGGACCATGTCATCGAGGACATGCTGCGCGGCATGGGCGCGGTCATCGCCCGCGTGCGCGCGCCCTTCAACCCCGAGGGCGGCGCCTATGGCGAGCACAACCGCAGCGCCCATCAGCACCACCATGGGCATGGCGACCACCACCACCACCATGGTGAAGGCCACCACCATCATCACCACGACTGA